Proteins encoded together in one Impatiens glandulifera chromosome 1, dImpGla2.1, whole genome shotgun sequence window:
- the LOC124922611 gene encoding xyloglucan endotransglucosylase/hydrolase 2-like, which yields MASHGCSSFLMASFVLTCMVVTAFAAGNFTDDFEITWGGDRARIRNGAQLLSLSLDQTSGSGFRSKKEYLFGRIDMQLKLVPGNSAGTVTAYYLTSEGPKHDEIDFEFLGNVSGQPYTVHTNVFSQGKGNREQQFHLWFDPTKNFHTYSIHWNLQNIIFLVDNYPIRVFKNREAMGVPYPTSQPMRIYSSLWNADDWATQGGRVKTNWTHAPFTALYRNFNACLPSSSSSSSCSSAVSTNALSDSDSGAQELNAMGRRRLRWVQRYYMVYNYCSDLNRFPQGLPTECKSQ from the exons ATGGCAAGCCATGGATGTTCATCCTTCCTTATGGCTTCTTTTGTCCTGACTTGCATGGTAGTTACTGCCTTTGCGGCCGGCAACTTCACGGATGACTTTGAAATAACTTGGGGTGGAGACCGCGCCAGAATACGCAACGGTGCCCAGCTTCTGTCTCTTTCCCTTGACCAGACCTCCGGCTCTGGTTTCCGCTCTAAAAAAGAGTACCTTTTTGGAAGAATCGACATGCAACTCAAGCTTGTTCCTGGCAACTCAGCAGGAACTGTCACCGCTTATTAT ttgaCATCGGAAGGACCAAAGCatgatgagattgattttgagTTCTTGGGGAATGTGAGTGGACAACCTTATACAGTTCATACCAATGTGTTCAGCCAAGGCAAAGGCAACAGAGAACAACAGTTTCACCTTTGGTTTGACCCTACCAAGAATTTTCATACTTATTCCATCCATTGGAATCTCCAAAACATCAT CTTCTTGGTGGACAACTACCCTATAAGAGTGTTCAAGAATAGAGAAGCAATGGGAGTTCCATACCCGACAAGCCAACCCATGAGGATTTACTCGAGCCTTTGGAACGCAGACGACTGGGCCACACAGGGTGGACGCGTGAAAACGAACTGGACTCACGCTCCCTTTACTGCGCTCTATCGTAACTTCAATGCATGTCTCCCTTCTTCCTCATCCTCTTCGTCGTGTTCATCTGCTGTCTCCACAAACGCACTCTCTGATTCGGACTCTGGAGCTCAGGAGCTCAATGCAATGGGCAGGAGGCGATTAAGGTGGGTGCAAAGGTATTATATGGTGTACAATTATTGTAGTGATCTAAACCGCTTCCCTCAGGGCCTTCCTACAGAGTGCAAAAGCCAATGA